From the Oleiharenicola lentus genome, one window contains:
- a CDS encoding tetratricopeptide repeat protein, which translates to MHRLLTLFLIGATALSAAPKHATLLREAGAAAKAGDNATALAKMEEAAQLRPDYPRVQINLARLYAAQQRPDAALAALQRLADMGLQMNVAADPGLAALKELPRFQTLAQQLAVGPDATAASDEASFALTDVTGIIESCLVDPETLVWYFGDVRNRCIWVRDVSSGTAQLRKFTHDDDALDGVFKIALSADRKTLWAATATVGVMTGSDAEDGKRTALVAIDFATGRVRARYPVPADGRNHLLGDFVIAADGSLYATDSVSSVIWRLPAGGTALEPWLESDEFLSLQGIALDSAGQHLCVADYANGIWRIATDTKTPTLLTAPANATFFGIDGLYAVPGGILAVQNGVNPQRVLRIDLPSGKKPLVRAVAQGRPAMTDLALGQVFNGRFHFVGNSGWALFDPPPTTPPAARTVTILSTAVE; encoded by the coding sequence ATGCACCGCCTGCTCACGCTATTCCTGATCGGCGCCACTGCCCTCTCCGCCGCGCCCAAGCATGCGACCTTGCTCCGCGAGGCGGGCGCCGCCGCCAAGGCGGGTGACAACGCCACGGCTCTCGCGAAAATGGAGGAAGCCGCGCAGTTGCGGCCCGACTACCCGCGGGTGCAGATCAATCTCGCCCGTCTTTACGCTGCTCAGCAACGCCCGGACGCCGCCCTCGCCGCCCTGCAGCGCCTCGCCGACATGGGCCTGCAGATGAACGTCGCCGCCGATCCCGGCCTCGCCGCGTTAAAGGAGCTGCCCCGGTTCCAGACTCTCGCCCAACAGCTTGCGGTTGGACCCGACGCGACAGCCGCGTCCGACGAAGCCTCCTTTGCACTCACCGACGTCACCGGCATCATCGAAAGCTGCCTCGTGGACCCGGAGACGCTCGTCTGGTATTTCGGTGACGTGCGCAACCGCTGCATCTGGGTGCGCGACGTCAGTTCCGGCACCGCCCAATTAAGGAAATTCACCCACGACGACGATGCCCTCGACGGCGTGTTCAAGATCGCGCTCTCTGCCGACCGCAAAACCCTCTGGGCCGCCACGGCCACCGTCGGCGTAATGACCGGGTCCGACGCCGAGGACGGCAAGCGCACGGCCCTCGTCGCCATTGATTTCGCCACCGGCCGCGTGCGCGCCCGCTATCCCGTGCCCGCCGACGGCCGCAATCATCTGCTGGGCGACTTTGTGATCGCTGCCGATGGCTCGCTCTACGCCACCGACTCCGTGTCCTCCGTCATCTGGCGGCTCCCCGCCGGGGGCACCGCGCTTGAACCCTGGCTAGAAAGCGACGAGTTCCTGAGCCTGCAGGGCATCGCTTTGGACTCGGCCGGTCAGCACCTCTGTGTCGCCGACTACGCCAACGGCATCTGGCGGATCGCCACCGATACCAAGACGCCCACGCTGCTGACCGCCCCGGCCAACGCCACGTTCTTCGGCATCGACGGACTCTACGCTGTTCCTGGCGGCATCCTGGCCGTCCAGAACGGCGTGAACCCCCAGCGAGTGCTCCGGATCGATCTTCCCTCTGGAAAAAAACCGCTCGTCCGCGCCGTCGCCCAGGGCCGCCCCGCCATGACCGACCTCGCCCTCGGCCAGGTCTTCAACGGTCGCTTCCACTTCGTCGGCAACAGTGGCTGGGCGCTCTTCGACCCGCCGCCCACCACCCCGCCCGCCGCCCGCACGGTCACGATCCTGTCCACGGCCGTCGAGTAG
- a CDS encoding ABC transporter permease → MHTLLSDLKFSLRLLAKAPGFTVATIGVLALGIGLNTGMFTFIYNLAFSPRPLAEPDRIVQVYTQNRKNPEEYRLFSHPLWRELTARRDLFSDVLAFNHTLVGHQEGTDTRRAFASIISANYFTTLGVPLARGRSFTAEEERPGAALPVVIVSHTHWRKTGFAADILGRTLRINERTYTIVGVTPEGFSGTTMVFGPEFYFPLGVFETLENFTVGEERRQLSQPDTYKLFLVARLAPGVEIASAQSALDALGTNLERAFPVEFKDQTVTVAPLPRLGTSSAPQAESAVTVFCLVLMGLAGSVLLIVCLNLAGLLLARGQTRRKEFAIRLALGGSRSQLIRQLCLEGLLLALVGGGLGLLAAQASLDLIAASLESRLPVGLFSISAGSGPVLAATAVICLGATLAFSFGPALRLSRGDVLTDLKQQAGESAAEPRRAWWRPRHLLVVTQVALSLCLLIVAGLFLRTAADTSNADHGFDADNTVVAEVDSGLGGLDEARSLDLFRVAQERLAALPGVQAVAIGAIVPYGFVSNGRMVRRDGPALPDDAKPVTAAEGRAFSGSWNAVGADYFTAMNLPLKRGRAFSVTEATQPGAPRVVILDEVLARQLWPDEDAVGKFVRFTGERHAQVGAMQVVGIAGTTQVDYFSDDVGGAVYVPFAQGYVSNVHFHVRPAVDTEAAALALVPVVRETLRDAASGVPVFKVRTFKQHAETSMEVWAVQLSSALLITFSGFAMFVAVVGIYSVKSYQVARRTREIGIRMALGALPGSVQALILREGLATAALGIAAGLLLGVGVNRLLSSVLVGAKAFDPVVLLVAAAAFFLAAAIASWLPARRATRVNPLDALRAE, encoded by the coding sequence ATGCACACCCTCCTGTCGGACCTGAAATTCTCCCTCCGTCTCCTCGCCAAAGCCCCCGGCTTCACGGTCGCCACTATCGGCGTGCTGGCCTTGGGCATCGGGCTGAACACGGGGATGTTCACCTTCATTTACAACCTTGCGTTCAGCCCGCGCCCGCTGGCCGAGCCCGACCGCATCGTCCAGGTCTATACGCAGAACCGGAAGAACCCGGAGGAATACCGTCTGTTCTCCCACCCGCTCTGGCGCGAACTCACCGCCCGCCGCGACCTGTTCAGCGACGTGCTGGCCTTCAACCATACGCTCGTCGGCCACCAGGAGGGCACGGACACCCGCCGGGCCTTTGCGTCGATCATCAGCGCCAACTACTTCACCACCCTCGGGGTCCCGCTGGCGCGCGGACGCAGCTTCACGGCCGAGGAGGAGCGTCCGGGCGCGGCCCTGCCCGTGGTGATTGTCAGCCACACCCATTGGCGGAAAACCGGCTTCGCCGCCGACATCCTCGGCCGCACGCTCCGCATCAACGAGCGCACCTACACCATCGTGGGCGTCACGCCCGAGGGGTTCAGCGGCACGACGATGGTCTTCGGGCCGGAGTTCTACTTTCCGCTCGGGGTCTTTGAGACGCTGGAAAACTTCACCGTCGGCGAGGAGCGCCGGCAGCTCAGCCAGCCCGATACCTACAAGTTGTTTCTCGTGGCGCGACTTGCGCCCGGCGTCGAGATCGCCTCCGCGCAGTCGGCGCTGGATGCCCTCGGCACCAATCTCGAACGGGCCTTCCCGGTGGAGTTCAAGGACCAGACCGTCACCGTCGCGCCGCTGCCGCGGCTCGGCACGAGTTCCGCGCCGCAGGCGGAAAGCGCGGTCACCGTGTTCTGCCTCGTGCTGATGGGGCTGGCGGGCTCGGTGCTGCTGATCGTGTGCCTGAATCTCGCCGGTCTGCTGCTCGCGCGCGGGCAGACCCGGCGCAAGGAGTTCGCCATCCGCCTCGCCTTGGGCGGGAGCCGGAGCCAGCTCATCCGACAGCTGTGCCTGGAGGGCCTGTTGCTCGCCCTGGTCGGCGGCGGCCTCGGCCTGCTGGCGGCGCAGGCGAGCCTCGACCTGATCGCGGCGTCCCTCGAGTCGCGCCTGCCCGTGGGTCTGTTCAGCATCTCTGCCGGTTCGGGTCCGGTGCTGGCGGCCACAGCGGTGATCTGCCTCGGCGCTACGCTGGCGTTTTCCTTCGGACCGGCCCTGCGGCTTTCCCGCGGCGATGTGCTCACCGACCTCAAGCAGCAGGCCGGCGAGTCCGCCGCCGAACCCCGCCGCGCGTGGTGGCGTCCGCGTCACCTGCTGGTGGTGACGCAGGTCGCGCTTTCGTTGTGCCTGCTGATCGTCGCCGGCCTGTTCTTGCGCACGGCCGCCGACACATCCAACGCCGACCATGGTTTCGACGCCGACAACACCGTTGTAGCCGAGGTGGACTCGGGTCTGGGTGGACTCGACGAGGCGCGCAGCCTCGATCTGTTCCGCGTTGCCCAGGAGCGCTTGGCCGCGCTGCCCGGCGTGCAAGCCGTCGCGATTGGCGCCATCGTGCCCTACGGGTTCGTCAGCAACGGCCGGATGGTCCGGCGCGACGGCCCGGCCCTGCCCGACGACGCCAAACCCGTCACCGCCGCCGAGGGCCGCGCCTTCTCGGGCAGCTGGAACGCTGTCGGGGCGGATTACTTCACTGCGATGAACCTGCCCCTGAAACGCGGCCGCGCCTTCAGCGTGACCGAGGCCACGCAGCCCGGGGCGCCGCGGGTCGTGATTCTCGACGAGGTGCTCGCGCGCCAGCTCTGGCCGGACGAGGACGCCGTCGGCAAGTTCGTGCGCTTCACCGGGGAACGGCACGCGCAGGTGGGCGCCATGCAGGTCGTCGGCATCGCCGGCACGACCCAGGTTGACTATTTCTCGGACGACGTGGGCGGCGCCGTCTATGTGCCCTTCGCCCAAGGTTACGTTTCCAACGTCCATTTTCATGTCCGTCCCGCCGTGGACACCGAGGCCGCGGCCCTCGCGCTTGTGCCGGTGGTGCGCGAGACCCTCCGCGACGCCGCCAGCGGCGTGCCGGTTTTCAAGGTCCGCACCTTCAAGCAACACGCCGAGACCTCGATGGAGGTGTGGGCCGTCCAGCTCAGCTCCGCGCTGCTCATCACCTTCTCCGGCTTCGCCATGTTCGTCGCCGTGGTCGGCATCTACTCGGTAAAGTCCTACCAGGTCGCCCGCCGCACCCGCGAGATCGGCATCCGCATGGCCCTCGGCGCCCTGCCCGGCTCCGTGCAGGCGCTGATCCTGCGGGAGGGCCTGGCCACCGCCGCGCTCGGCATCGCCGCCGGGCTCCTGCTCGGCGTGGGCGTCAACCGCCTGCTCAGCTCCGTGCTTGTCGGTGCCAAGGCCTTCGACCCCGTCGTGCTCTTGGTGGCCGCGGCCGCATTCTTTCTCGCCGCCGCCATCGCCTCTTGGCTCCCCGCCCGCCGCGCCACCCGCGTCAACCCGCTCGACGCCCTGCGCGCGGAGTAG
- a CDS encoding RDD family protein, giving the protein MRDYRYQTIGARFVASVIDSLVFLPFIWTWFLVGKSELLLWLYGIAMFGVSTAYFVILHGRDGQTLGKRLMKVRVVRADDENRISYRQSMWRESPWITINAILLIIEAVSVFPGPYVHSTTLGAIYDAINALSYGWIICDAGTAIFTTKRRSLHDLIGGTVVVRET; this is encoded by the coding sequence ATGAGAGACTACCGATATCAGACTATTGGCGCGCGCTTCGTAGCCAGTGTGATCGATTCACTCGTGTTCCTACCCTTCATATGGACGTGGTTTCTGGTCGGGAAGTCCGAGCTTCTGCTGTGGCTGTATGGGATTGCGATGTTTGGTGTGAGCACAGCCTACTTTGTAATTCTCCACGGACGCGATGGGCAGACGCTCGGCAAGCGGTTGATGAAAGTTCGGGTAGTCAGAGCCGATGATGAAAATCGTATATCCTATCGGCAGTCGATGTGGCGCGAGTCCCCCTGGATCACGATCAATGCAATACTTCTCATCATCGAAGCCGTAAGTGTCTTCCCGGGGCCGTATGTTCATTCCACAACGCTGGGCGCGATATACGATGCGATAAATGCTCTTTCTTATGGCTGGATTATTTGTGATGCCGGGACAGCCATTTTTACCACCAAGCGGAGATCACTGCACGATCTCATTGGAGGGACTGTCGTGGTTCGGGAAACTTGA